In Gossypium raimondii isolate GPD5lz chromosome 12, ASM2569854v1, whole genome shotgun sequence, a single window of DNA contains:
- the LOC105764764 gene encoding autophagy-related protein 16, producing MVEVCGKLKACREKFHLPGKYHRIRFSWKSNSSNNSLFFSISPSLQSLAKAVPIYESIHPPYKLSYLPMSQEELAKQAIKHALKALKKRHLVEEGAHAPAYIALSRPIISQGSEWKEKAEKLEIELQQCYKAQSRLSEQLVVEVAESRTLKLFYKRKKLQWLNWRRS from the exons ATGGTTGAAGTGTGTGGGAAATTGAAAGCGTGCCGGGAAAAGTTTCATTTGCCTGGAAAATACCATCGGATCCGATTTTCCTGGAAAAGTAACTCATCGAacaattctctctttttctccaTATCGCCTTCACTTCAATCTCTTGCTAAAGCAGTTCCGATTTATGAATCGATTCATCCACCATATAAACTCAGCTACCTTCCGAT GTCGCAAGAGGAGCTAGCCAAGCAAGCTATAAAGCACGCATTGAAGGCGCTTAAGAAACGACATTTAGTCGAAGAAGGGGCTCATGCTCCTGCTTATATTGCTCTTTCTCGGCCAATCATTTCCcag GGTTCGGAATGGAAAGAGAAAGCTGAAAAATTGGAAATAGAACTTCAACAATGTTATAAAGCGCAATCAAGATTATCTGAGCAGCTTGTGGTGGAAGTAGCTGAATCCAGAACATTAAAGCTTTTCTACAAGAGAAAGAAACTGCAATGGCTGAATTGGAGAAGGAGTTGA
- the LOC105764762 gene encoding uncharacterized protein LOC105764762 — protein MKDLSFFILKNSVGAKMKKGIRNFCSGDGSTSTLNQNRTDHGGAGIITSSDLVAPPSVVASNTTAQSPPTTLEEMILRLELEEELARKSKLNEYYSENFRGGRMSCVNNSDILRSARNALNQYPRFSLDGKDSMYRSSFRNPEKINGRNSVCCDHGLRERFYKASCLPSTLGGETVIWCEPGVVAKLMGLEAVPVTISRRKDRSNKKLGSVIKRQNLRRRGERHEMERRVGVEEDFKRGKVGGCSNTGYCVMKPVVVGAANGEGGWPTRRFL, from the coding sequence ATGAAAGATCTATCCTTCTTCATTTTGAAGAACTCGGTTGGGGCCAAGATGAAGAAAGGGATTCGTAATTTTTGCAGTGGTGATGGCTCCACCTCCACTCTTAACCAAAACCGAACCGACCATGGCGGGGCCGGTATTATTACTTCGTCCGACTTGGTCGCTCCGCCATCGGTTGTTGCCTCGAACACCACGGCGCAAAGCCCTCCCACAACGTTGGAGGAGATGATCTTAAGGTTAGAGCTGGAAGAAGAGCTTGCTAGAAAATCAAAACTGAATGAATACTACAGTGAGAATTTTCGAGGTGGTCGGATGTCTTGCGTCAACAACTCCGACATACTACGGTCTGCAAGGAATGCATTGAATCAGTACCCTCGTTTTTCCCTCGACGGGAAAGATTCCATGTACCGATCATCGTTTCGAAACCCTGAAAAAATCAATGGAAGGAACTCGGTTTGCTGCGATCATGGATTGAGAGAAAGGTTTTACAAAGCTTCATGTTTGCCATCAACTTTGGGTGGCGAAACTGTGATTTGGTGCGAACCAGGAGTGGTGGCGAAGCTGATGGGATTGGAGGCGGTGCCGGTGACGATTAGTCGGAGAAAAGATCGGAGTAATAAAAAACTTGGTTCTGTGATAAAGAGACAGAATCTTCGGAGGAGAGGTGAGAGACATGAAATGGAGCGAAGAGTGGGCGTGGAAGAAGATTTCAAGAGAGGTAAGGTGGGTGGTTGTTCCAACACAGGCTACTGTGTGATGAAACCAGTTGTTGTTGGGGCAGCAAATGGTGAAGGTGGATGGCCAACCCGACGTTTCCTTTAG